The genome window GCGCACCTGGCTCAAGGCCAGCGAACTCTGGGCGGCGGGAATGGAGGAGCCGGAAGCACCAGCCGCGGCGGCCGGGTGTGGGGAGTGCTGCAGCGCTACGATCTGCTGCTGCAGTGCGACAACCGCTGGATAGCGATCGGTATAGCGACTGCGCAACTGCTGTAACTGCGCTTCGAGCGCCGCCAATTGTTGTTGCTGCGCCTGCTGCGCGGGGGTGGGCGCCTGCGCCAGCAGCGCGCGATCGGAGGCAATTTCCTGCTTGGTGCTATGGATCGCGGCGAGGCTCGACGCCAGTTCGGTTTGCAGACTCATGGCCATAGCCAGATTGGTCTGCGTCTGACCGGGCAGGGTACCCAGATGCGCGTGCTCGAAGCTCTGCACCTGAGCCCGCGTCTGTTGCAGTTGTGCGGCGGCTTGCTGCACTTGTTGGTCGAGAAAGGACGTAGTCTGGGCCGAGGCTTGCTGCGTGGCCTGCAGGTTGTCCTGAATGAACAGGGTGGTGAGATCGTTGGCGACAGCCTGGGCGAGCGCAGGCGAGGGCGCCTGGAAGGCGATGGTGATGGCGCTCCAGTCGCCGCTTTGGGGATGGGGCAAGCTGGCGAGACTCACCGGCTGGATGGAGATCGCCTTGCGCAACTTGAGAATCGCAGCGTCGAGACCTTGGCGCGCCTCGACGGCGGGATACAGGTGATACTGCCGTACGACCTGCGCCAAGCGGTCGTGACTGAGCACCTGCTGGCCAAGACTTTGCAGCATTTGATCTGCATTGAAGGTGACGTTGGGCTGCACGTAGGTATGCGGAACGGATTGCTGCTCGATCAGCAGCAAGGCCTGCGACTGATACTGAGCCGGCAGCACGTAGCGGAGCGAGGCTACGGCGGCCCAGCCGCACAGCAGCGGCAGCAGCAGCCACCAGCGCCGGCGGCGAAAGATGGCGCCGACGGCCTGCACACTCATGGTCGAAGTCGAACCCCCCAGGGACAATTTAGACTCCTCCTTCGGGTAATGGCGGCCATTGCCAGCGCAACCGGATGCCGCCGAGACTGCGGTTGAGGGCGGGAGCCAGAGGCATCAGGCCGGAGCTGCGCTGCAGAAAATACTCGTAATCGAACTCCAGGCTGAGCTGCCGCCCCAAGCGGCGCGCGAGGGCGGCATCGATCGCCGCAAGACGCACGTGGCCGACCAAGTCCGCCCCGCCGTCAAGGGCGTTGAATTGTGAGGCGTTCAGGCCGAATTGCGCACGCCACTGGGGCGAAATCTGCCGTGCGATGGAACCCGAGGCGGTGAACAGCGAAGTGGGAAACGGCAGGGCGCCGCCGCCATTGCTGATTTGCTGGCCCAGGGTCAGGCGCCAGGGCCAGCCGCGGCCCTGATGGGTAATGCTCGCGGTCAGACGGGGATAGGTGCGCACGCGGTAGAAGCGGTCGGTGAGCGTGAGCGGCAGACCGCCGATGTTCAGATGAAGCTGATCGGTCTCGTGGACCTGGCTGTACTCGGGTCCGCCAGAAAACTGAACCGACGTTACCGGCGTGAAATCGTGCTGAAAGTGCAGCAGCAGGCTGGCGGCGGCGAGATGGGCGTCATGGCCGATGCCGAAATTCTGCTGGTCCAGTTCGAGTCCCCAGGTGGTGCGTGGGGTAGCGGTGAAGCTGTAGCGCAGGCCGCTGTTTTCGCCTTTGACGCCACGCAAGGTCTGCGCCCATACGCCGGCGCCGGGAAAACGGCGTTCGGTAAACTCGCCGAAGGCCTGCAGCGAGCTGCGCGCGCTCATGGCGTAGCCAAGCTGAAGCTGGGCATCTCCCGAGACGGCGCGGGTGCGCGGCAGTAAGGGCAGAGGCGCCACGCCGGCGAGGCCGGTGACCGAACCGACGCCGGTCGTGGGCATGCGCTCCAAGTAGCTGCCGTCGGCACTGCCTCCCAGAGTCCAACGCGGGCTGGGCTTCATCCTGAGGTTGGCAACGGCGGTCTGGTTGAAACTGTTCAGGCCAGGATAGGCGGTGACGATTTGCATCGCCGGGCGATATTGCAGCTGCAGGCGGTGGGTGGGCGACAATTGCTGCCACTGCAGCAGACCGTTCAATTCCTGCTCCCAGCCGGCGATGGTCTGCTGGTTGTCCTGCAGCAGGTTGCTGTCATAGCTGGACTGCGCGGTGGCCGCGATACTCCAGGGACTGGGCGCTGCCGGCGGCGCCTGTGCCGCCGCTGCACAGCTCAACGCGGTGAACACGGCCGCGAGCCCTACGAGGCGCTTACGGGACAATGAGGGTATCTCCGGGCTGGAGCAGGCGATCCTGCTGCAGGCGATGGCCGTGGATAACGTCAGAGTAGTTGAAATGAAAACGCTCCTGTTGGCCGCCGGCATCCCAGTGCAGCACCAGGATGTGATCGCGGTCGGCAAAGGGCGTAAAGCCACCCGCCAGGGCCAGCGCTTGCAGAACGTGCGTGGGCCGCACCAGCGGATAGCTGCCGGGACGGAGCACGGATCCCAGCACCTGAAACGCACGGCTGACAACTTTGTCGACCATAACGGTCACGTCCGGGTGGGCGATGTAGGCTGCCAGTTTGGTTTCGATCTGCTGGCTCAATTCGGCCGGCGTAAGGCCGCTGGCGCGCACCGCGCCGACAAGCGGCAGGGTGATGTTGCCGTCCGGGCGAACGGGTTCGGTTTGCGAGATCTCGGCTTCTTTCCAAACGTCAATGCGGAGCACGTCGCCAGGACCGATGCGATACCCGGTCTCCGAGCCATCCGCGCCGTCACGCCGCCCGGCGCTCGGAGCGGGCGCCTTCTGCGCCGCATGACCGTGCCAAGGCATGAGCCAATGCAGGGGCGTCTGGGCTGAGGCGGCCAAGAGGCCGGCCAGTACCACGGCGCCGCCAAGGAGCGATAGCCGCCCGAAGTTCATACGTCCTCCTCGGGGCTGGGAATCGGAACGGGCCCGGAGTCGACGTGCAAGCCGTTTTCCTTCAGCTTGTACAGCAGCGCGCGGTAACTGATCTGCAGCGCCGCGGCGGTGCGCTTGCGGTGCCAGTGATGCGCGGCCAGCGCTTGCAGAATGATGTTGCGCTCCAGCTCGCGCGTCGCGCGCCGCGTGAGGGCTTTGAGTGACACGTTGTCACCCAAGTCGGTCTCGGAGGCGGTGCAATCGGCCAAGGGGGGCAGCAGTTCCATGGCGCTGCCCAGCACGACGTACCGCTTCATCATGTTTTCCAGTTCGCGGACGTTGCCGGGCCAGCGGTACCGTTGCAGCAGGCTCACAAGCTCGGGCGCCAGCGACGGCACCTTGCGTTCGAAGTGGCGGCTGTAGACGTCAATGAAGTGGCGCGCCAGGCGAGGAATGTCTTCGCGCCGGTGGCGCAGCGGCGGCAGTGCAATGCCCACCACGTTGATGCGGTAGTACAGGTCGCTGCGCAGCCGGCCCGCGGCGACTTCGGCATCCAGGTCTCGATTGGTGGCAAACAGCATGCGCGTCGAGGCGCGCAGCTCGGTGCGCCCGCCCAGCCGCATGAAATGGCCGTCCTGGAGCAATTGCAGCAGCTTGCCCTGCAGGCTCAATTCGAGCTCGCCGATTTCGTCCAGAAACAGCGTGCCGCCTTCGGCCTGTTCGATGCGCCCTGGCTTGCAGAGATGAGCGCCGGTGAAGGCACCCTTTTCAAACCCAAATAGTTCGCTCTCGAGCAAGCTGCCGGGGATGGCGGGGCAGTTGAGCTTCACGAACGGACCGGGCACAGTCGCCTGCCGGTGCAACAGCCGCGCCACCAGTTCCTTGCCTGTGCCGCTTTCGCCGGTGATGAGCACCGGGATGGGCGTAGAGCTGAGGAGATCGAGCTTTTCGCGCACGCGCTGCATGGCGCGCGAGCTGCCGAACAAGATTTCCGGCTCCGCCAGGCCATGGCAGGGCGATCCGCTCGCCCCGCTTGCCGCCTCGTCCATCGCAGTCGAAGTCATTGTCTTCACTGCTTGACTACTTGCACGCCGGCGGCCATTCGTGCCAGAGCCAATTTTCAATCCCCACGCGGAAAAACACGCGCTGCCACGGGCACGGCTATGCAACCTCGTGCAGATTGGCGCGCGGTTGGCTGC of Acidobacteriota bacterium contains these proteins:
- a CDS encoding sigma-54-dependent Fis family transcriptional regulator → MKTMTSTAMDEAASGASGSPCHGLAEPEILFGSSRAMQRVREKLDLLSSTPIPVLITGESGTGKELVARLLHRQATVPGPFVKLNCPAIPGSLLESELFGFEKGAFTGAHLCKPGRIEQAEGGTLFLDEIGELELSLQGKLLQLLQDGHFMRLGGRTELRASTRMLFATNRDLDAEVAAGRLRSDLYYRINVVGIALPPLRHRREDIPRLARHFIDVYSRHFERKVPSLAPELVSLLQRYRWPGNVRELENMMKRYVVLGSAMELLPPLADCTASETDLGDNVSLKALTRRATRELERNIILQALAAHHWHRKRTAAALQISYRALLYKLKENGLHVDSGPVPIPSPEEDV